The sequence GCCTTTGAAGATACCTCCGGTTTTAAACAGTGAACAGGCTTCAACTAAATATAGTGCAAATCAAATACCAAGGAGCAAAACGACAGAATAGAGACCGTCACAGATTGACTTCCTGTTTCTCTACCTGGCACAACCCACATGGGACACATTGGCACACGGTAACAACAACTTCTATTTAGGTTTTGATATGGAAGGCGGTGCGGCGGAGCGAATGCAGGGCAACCACGCAGCAGCCCCTGAGCAAGGCCCCGATGTTATACACAGGATCCGTTCCCCCTCTCTGAGTACTGAATGCCCACAGAACCGTGGGGACCACGGGGGCAGCCACAGCCAGGAGATCCACCAGGAAGCTGCTGCTCCAGTACTGCCTCACGACGCCCCCGCGAGCCAGTGGGATGACACCATCCAACCTCTCTTCCACGCAGGCTGCAAAATCCAACTCTCTCATGAGGCGGTTTGCATGAACTTCTGCATCCACATTGGCGTACGGGGTCTCCACGGGAGACAAAAGGATGGCTGAGTTTGGATTTCTTGGAGTTAAATCAACCACTAAGGCAGAGAGGGACTCTGGGAAGCTCTCCATCGAGTCTGGTTCAGACTCATCAGGGGACGCCAAGCTCGAGGGACAGGGGTCCTGGAGCTTCTGCAGCACACTCTGAATGAGCTCTGAGATGGCTGGGCTGTAGGGCACCACGTCGGTCTGAACGGCTCGCTCCACCACCACACTGCCCTCCTCCTGACCCATGACTATGGGCAGCAGCTCCAGGACGTTAGCCCCAGGGGTGGAATGCACAAGCTCCAGGTCACCAGATTCTGTGGTGGTGGCTGTCACTATCTCATCGAACAAATCTGTGCCGTCGGCTATGCTATCTCCTACCAGTAGCTCCCTGTCAGCCCCTTCCCCCGTGACCTGCTCTTCCAGAGATAACCCATCTGCCATTGTGTCAAGAGGGGGGTTGAGGGTTAAGCTCTTCTCTGGGGAATCACATGGAAAGTCTAGGCACAGTTCGTCCCTCAGAGAGCCACTGTGTGCCATCTCCATGCTCTGAAGGAGAGACTCCAGCTTCTTGTTTTGGATGTTTATGTCcacaaaatatttctgaatgCCTTTATCTTTATCAGCCAAGCTGTTCCGCATGGTTTCGATGACCTGTTTGAGCTGTTTAATCTCTTTCCTGGCTTCTTTGAGTGCCAACTGGGCCTCTACCCGGTGACACTCCTCCTCAATCCAGTCCTCTCGCATGCGGGCCAGCTGGGACTTAAGCTCCACGATTTCACTTTCCCTAGAGTATCAAGACAAGcatggttaatttaaaaaaaaaaaaaaaaaactttgaactGGGCAACAGACAGTTCTGGCACAGAGCCAAGAGCTCATACTCTTCCACTTGAAATACAGATGTGAAATCAGTTTTCAATGCGGGGAACTcaagagaacacagaaaaacTTGAGAAAACACTCCAGCCTAAACTGAAAGAAGCAGTACATTTTCTCTTTGGCGGAGATTAGCTGTGAACTTTCTCTTTACTTGTAAAGTGGCTaaagtaataatagtaatcaGAATCAGAATCAAAATAGctaccacaattttttttgagTACTCATTATGGGTTGGATATTGCACTGTGTTACAAGTCTTATCTTCTACTCAATCCTTAATATTTGAAACTTTATTATTAGAACATCTTAGCATCTGTTAGCCTGTTTTATCTCCATATCCTACCCTTTCCAAATGTCTATAGTTTGTGGAAGGCCAGTTCACTTTTAATTACCTATCTAAGACAGAAGGTAGACTGATAAGTTTTAGCCTTGTTAAATTGTTCATATGGTATTCCAAtgataaacatttttgaaataataaaatgctacACATGGCAGGGACTTTACATGATGACAAGCTGCTTATTCTGTCTCCTCTCAGGTAGGATAATATTGAATTCATCCTACACTAAGGAGAAGCTATCCTATTTTTCAGATCCTTCACAGGACAACCCTATTTCAAGATCTTTGTATATAAATTCtttcttatatataattttttcatattcagTCCTTACATTCTCAGTGGATATGAAGATAGGGTAGTCAGGATCCTCATATATATGAAGAGACATCAATATTGCTCATTTAAGTTTAGGCTAGAATATTTTGCCAAGTTTTGCTGCATTCCCATTCCTTCTTCCCTTGAGTGCTCCAATCCTCCCATGGACTCTGCAAATCACAGACCAAACACTTCCAGACATAAGGTCTGACTCACCCCAGAGGAGAGTTTGGGTCTCAAGTCTATTTCAGACAGATGATGAGCCAGATTAATTCGGAAGATGAAAATTTTCCCTTCCTCACAGTCTGCATGCACCCTTTCCTGCCCACAGTTTTAGCAACCAAGGTATTGAGTTTTCTCTATATCTTTGTGGCAGCAGAAGAGGAGGTTTGGGCTGATCAGGTAGCCCAGACTCTTAGAGAATGCACATGCCACCCTCACCCTGAGCTCACAGCTACCTTGGTTAGAGCTTTCCTGGTCTGTTCCAAAATGTTCCAGGGGAAAATGATCAAGCAGAAAAACTGGCCTGCTGCCCAGATGTCAAAAGTCTTCTCCCTCAGATAAGATCTCTTAagcatgggctttttttttttcagccttaaCACTTGGCCAAGAACAATGAGCCACTTCCTTCGGCACAGAAATAGCATGCAGGAATCACAATGCACACAGATATCCATTCATGCACGGATATAAACAGGGCTTAATTGGTCCACGGTTGTGACCCATTCTGCTGGAAGTATGGGATTGTTCCTGCACGtgttttttgccatttaaaaatagtCATGCACACACCCGATTATTTCACATCAAAGCTGTATACactgcaaaacaacaacaacaaaacaaaaaacgacaacgaaaatgaaaaacaaaggatCCCCTCTAACCTACGGGCCTCCCTGAACTCCTGAAACAGCCATATCACACAGAGTTATGAAATGACTCTTCTCAGAGGCTGACTTTAAAAATTTGACCAAAATTGAAtacaatcattttttcttttctatctttctaTAGTTTGGgttcatatttcattttatggagAAAGAAGTTGTCCTACACCCCACCGTTCAAGGAAGGCAGATTCACCTTTCATGGAGTCGGCGCTCAGATTCCTTCAGCTTGGTTTTGAGGTGTCTCACTGTCACCTCTTTCTGCTGCAGTGGAGTCAAATACTGCTCTGGGTTTGGGGGTCTGACACCATGATTTTCACCGCAAGACATGTACCTTCCAGAACGCCTGAAACAATCCAAGTAATGAAATGTTACTTTTTGCcgtttccttttctataaaaagaAGAGTAACACAGAGTGTTAtcaactgaatgtttgtgtccctccagaattcatatgttgaacttCTTACCCCAATATGACGGTATTAGGTGGTGACGACTTTGGGAATTAGCCCATAAGGGTGAAGCCttcataaatgggattaatgCTCTTATAAAAGGAACCCCAGAGAgctttctagctttctttttccACCCTGTGAGGATACATTAAGAGGTCAGCAGTCTGCAGCCCAGAAGACAGCCCTTCCCAGAACCAGACcttgctggcaccctgatctcagacctAAACCTACAGTATATAGCCCACGGTTCTCGAAAGATTTGGACCAACATCTAGAGTACTTTGTTATAGCCACCCACATTGACCCAGACACAGCTAACAGCTTGAGAAGGAATGGTAGCTGTGTGCTGGGGTCTTAAACCTCAATAATGGGTGACCTCACTTCAGAAGGTGAGCTGTAATAGAATTGCCGATCTTAGGACTGTTAATTACTTTGAAGATTGAAGGGGGTATTGGTGTATTTATGGAGAGAATAGGGACCGTGGAGGAGGAGAATTTTCTATGGCTTAGGAATGTTCTCATACAAAATAATGCACCATTGTCCAGGTGCCTGAGCTGTCAGTTCAGAGTAACATGCAGCACAATGGGTGAGGGTCAGGGGATGGGCCTGGGCAGAAGAGAAGGAAGCCAGCCAGAGGACCTAACTTTCTGCACAGTGTGCCACTGCCTAAAGATCCTGATGGCTATTTGCTGAATGCAAGTTGTTCTAAAATCAGTCCCTGCTGTGAGTATGCCAGTTTGGAGGAAATGGAAAGATCCTTCTTCTGAAGGGAAGAAGTTTCTTCCTCTACTTAACTCTGCCCAGTGTGTTTTGTAAGACAGGCTCAATGTTTTACAAAACAGCCCTTGCTGGAATCTTGGCCCCTCTCAGGCCTGGCTGGGAGCTGGGAATCCCTGCTGTAAGAGAGCTGACTGACGAGAATAGGGATGCCCAGCAGGAagaaggctgaaggaggagggCGGCCAGCTCCTTCCCTGACTCTGGACCCAGTCCCAGCCATTGTGCTGCCAGCTCCCTGAGCACCTGCCTGCCTCCAAGATGACCTGTGTCCATGCCCACCATCCAGTCCTCCTGTCGTGGCTTCTTTGGAAATGCAGTTCCTTCTTTCTGCTCCACACTCCCTACAATCTCATATGAATTAACTTGTTGCTTGCTCTTCAGACCTCAGTTCCATTTCACTTTCTCAGGGAGGCCTCCCCTGATCACTCCAGACTGAGTTGGACACCCTCCCCACCTTTCACACACCCCTGTAGCAACAGGTGCCTACAGAATCATcttaagttgtttttgtttgtttgtttgtttgagatggagtcttgctctgttgcccaggctggagttcagtggcgtgatctcggttcactggaacctctgcctcccaggttcaagcaattctcctgcctcagcctcctgctgccTCTGTGGCATTTTCTCTCCCTATTCAGGAACTGCTTTGATTGCTGTGCCTTGTTAGAAATTGTGGCTTGCGCTCTTTCTGCAGCAGCCCTTGAGGAATGAGCCGAATGTGGGAAAGAAAAATGCAGTGTCTTGTAGAATCAGGCAAGGGATCAAGAgttgtataacttttttttttttcttttttaaagaaaagcttaCCAAGTAGGACAAACTAAGATGCATGAATTAGGTGAGCAGGACTCACCTCATGATGGGGCTACAGTCGCTTCCTTTGTAGGAGCCTGAGTTGCTACTGCTTGGGGAAGAAGGTGCATAACTGGGATGGATATTGACAGGGCTCAGCTGATTCCTGCACAGCATGGACAGAAGGTCCTTTTCCCGCGGGGATGATGGGCTGCTGCCAGGCTTGTGTGACGAAGCTCCATTACTCCGCCCATGAGGACCTCGACTGGGAGAAAAgcatgaaaaatgttaaaattcttgGGGCtacagatgcccaagggctaatGTCTTACTCCTTAAATCTAAGGAAATCCAATTTATAGAGTTGAAAGGCGCAATACAATTATTTGTGTAGACTGTCCTTAGGATCGGCCTTCTTCCCACCTGCCTGGTATTTTCTCTCCTTGTGACATCAGCACAAGCAACCTCTCCCTCTGTTGTTCTTTCAAATAGTTTCTGACCATAAAGCTTGTTTTGGATTACACCCAATAGCCTGCTAAGAACATACACAATGTAGAATATTGATTTAGCTCAGGTTTATTTTGGAGGCTGTTTTCAAGATATGGTTTTTGTTCTAGTCCACCTGTTTCAGTTTAGAAATATTTGCATTTGGTTCATGTCAGGGTAAGAAAATTAATGTGGTTCATTTGGAGGATGGGGGAAGGTGGTACCCCATacaggaggaggagaaaacagGGCAGATAAACAGAGCACATATAAATGCATCATTGGTAATTTTgattacttaaaatttttgtttcatttttttctagcccCAGTGACTTAAGACAACCTTTGTCATTTAACTGCTGAAATACTGTAACAGCCCCATCTTGGTTCTCCTGCCTCTTGCCTTGCTCCCTCCAGTAGAAGGTTGGCTTGTGGCTGGAGTGGCCTTTCAAAACGGAATCTGATTCACTATCCTCCTCAAAGCCTTGCGATGGTCCCCCACTGCCTCCAGAACAAAGGCCAGCCTCCTTAAGATGGCTCACAAGGTCCAATCCCACTACTCCATCCAACCCCATCCTCCACCACTCctcactcctccctcctccctctgtaCTACAGCATTCCAAATCACTTACAGTTTCCTGAAGGATCCATGCTTGACCATCCTTAGGTTTTTGAACTCATAATCTCCTCTGCTTAGAATGTTCGCCTGCTCCCTTCTCTAAGCCCCTGGATACCAGGATACTTCCTACTTTGAGACTGATGGGAACCTACTCTAAAGAGCCTTCTCTATATTCTTCCTTCCCTAGGCCAGTGTAGGCGCACTCCTTAATGCTCCCTAAAACTCTGTGCAAATTTCTATCATTGGACTTATCACATGGCATCACAACTGCATACTTATTTGTCCTTCCTGCTAGGCTAGGGCAACCTTGAGGGCAGAAACAGCCTGTTCTTTCTATCCTCCTACTTTTGATACATGGTAAGTGTTCCCTAAAGGACTGCTGAATAAATAAACCAGGTGTGAGTCATTGGCACTGCCACTTAGTAGGAACTTAGGCAAGTGAGCCACTTAACACGGggatcaaaacacacacacatgcacacacacacccaccccttTCCTACCTTCCTCACAGAATTGAtgtgaaaatcaaatcaaagaaTGCATGTGAGTACATTCCACAAGCTATTAAGGGTAACTCAACTGTAGAGTATTATTAGAGGATAAACTTGTTCAAACTTCACCATTAATCCTGACAGAGATTTGACACCCACTAGTGTAAGGAAGCATCTTGAGAATGTTGAAATTACTTAAACAGGATAAAGTTCTATGTCAGGAATATTACTTGatggcaaaaaaagagaaaacaagatagCTTTCATATAGTAGTACTGCTTTCTGACAAACCTTTCTTTGCAATTTTAATTACAGCTGTATCCAACTGACATCTTAATGAGAAATGTGTGTAAATGTGAATGCAAGTGTGCATGTGGGTATACTTGGCTTCAAAACCATGATCACTTATTTACAATCAAATATAATTTCAACTGGCTGTCAGCCTTGCAAATCAGACATAAATAAAACGTAACCCAGTTCTAAAgttaaagttatttccttttgaaaTCATTCAAATGAATGCCGCTCTTCTCTTCGTGAGAAGAGGACACTTTATACGGAACAGATGGGCTGATGGCTTTGTGACAAAACCAACTTCAGCAGCCCATGGTAGAAAGAACTTCATGAGTAGCTGAAAGGAACATGTACCCTGGtgtgcattttcttttccatGCTTCACTTCTAAGTCTGGCATCAACCAGACTATTTCTTAATCTGATTATGAGAAATATGGAGGATTAGCTATTACACGTTAGGCAGGAATGTAAAGAGCTATCCCATATTTTGACCTGGGGAATTTTATTACGAGTTAACTTCCACTGAGGACCTTCTGTGACCCTGGCGCTGTTTCAGGTGCTTTCTGAATATTGATCAGGAAATAAATTATCAGACAGTTTGTAagagctaactttttaaaaagaagcaacacGCTTAAAAATATCAGTTCTCTTCATTTAGTAGTTCAAATGTTAACATGTATAGGTGCAAACTCATTATAGGCATTGATAGGAAACATTTTCAAAGGAGACACTGAGATTCCATGTTTGTCATGGCCATGAACTGTGAAACCCAAT comes from Pan troglodytes isolate AG18354 chromosome 7, NHGRI_mPanTro3-v2.0_pri, whole genome shotgun sequence and encodes:
- the SYBU gene encoding syntabulin isoform X4; this encodes MGPFWARKDDTGCPSSQSVSPVKTPSDAGNSPIGFCPGSDEGFTRKKCTIGMVGEGSIQSSRYKKESKSGLVKPGSEADFSSSSSTGSISAPEVHMSTAGSKRSSSSRNRGPHGRSNGASSHKPGSSPSSPREKDLLSMLCRNQLSPVNIHPSYAPSSPSSSNSGSYKGSDCSPIMRRSGRYMSCGENHGVRPPNPEQYLTPLQQKEVTVRHLKTKLKESERRLHERESEIVELKSQLARMREDWIEEECHRVEAQLALKEARKEIKQLKQVIETMRNSLADKDKGIQKYFVDINIQNKKLESLLQSMEMAHSGSLRDELCLDFPCDSPEKSLTLNPPLDTMADGLSLEEQVTGEGADRELLVGDSIADGTDLFDEIVTATTTESGDLELVHSTPGANVLELLPIVMGQEEGSVVVERAVQTDVVPYSPAISELIQSVLQKLQDPCPSSLASPDESEPDSMESFPESLSALVVDLTPRNPNSAILLSPVETPYANVDAEVHANRLMRELDFAACVEERLDGVIPLARGGVVRQYWSSSFLVDLLAVAAPVVPTVLWAFSTQRGGTDPVYNIGALLRGCCVVALHSLRRTAFHIKT
- the SYBU gene encoding syntabulin isoform X6 produces the protein MFAMKVYGAYLLSSEADFSSSSSTGSISAPEVHMSTAGSKRSSSSRNRGPHGRSNGASSHKPGSSPSSPREKDLLSMLCRNQLSPVNIHPSYAPSSPSSSNSGSYKGSDCSPIMRRSGRYMSCGENHGVRPPNPEQYLTPLQQKEVTVRHLKTKLKESERRLHERESEIVELKSQLARMREDWIEEECHRVEAQLALKEARKEIKQLKQVIETMRNSLADKDKGIQKYFVDINIQNKKLESLLQSMEMAHSGSLRDELCLDFPCDSPEKSLTLNPPLDTMADGLSLEEQVTGEGADRELLVGDSIADGTDLFDEIVTATTTESGDLELVHSTPGANVLELLPIVMGQEEGSVVVERAVQTDVVPYSPAISELIQSVLQKLQDPCPSSLASPDESEPDSMESFPESLSALVVDLTPRNPNSAILLSPVETPYANVDAEVHANRLMRELDFAACVEERLDGVIPLARGGVVRQYWSSSFLVDLLAVAAPVVPTVLWAFSTQRGGTDPVYNIGALLRGCCVVALHSLRRTAFHIKT
- the SYBU gene encoding syntabulin isoform X3, which codes for MGPFWARKGASSWTAAAAARGAGGQRRDGAPPREQDDTGCPSSQSVSPVKTPSDAGNSPIGFCPGSDEGFTRKKCTIGMVGEGSIQSSRYKKESKSGLVKPGSEADFSSSSSTGSISAPEVHMSTAGSKRSSSSRNRGPHGRSNGASSHKPGSSPSSPREKDLLSMLCRNQLSPVNIHPSYAPSSPSSSNSGSYKGSDCSPIMRRSGRYMSCGENHGVRPPNPEQYLTPLQQKEVTVRHLKTKLKESERRLHERESEIVELKSQLARMREDWIEEECHRVEAQLALKEARKEIKQLKQVIETMRNSLADKDKGIQKYFVDINIQNKKLESLLQSMEMAHSGSLRDELCLDFPCDSPEKSLTLNPPLDTMADGLSLEEQVTGEGADRELLVGDSIADGTDLFDEIVTATTTESGDLELVHSTPGANVLELLPIVMGQEEGSVVVERAVQTDVVPYSPAISELIQSVLQKLQDPCPSSLASPDESEPDSMESFPESLSALVVDLTPRNPNSAILLSPVETPYANVDAEVHANRLMRELDFAACVEERLDGVIPLARGGVVRQYWSSSFLVDLLAVAAPVVPTVLWAFSTQRGGTDPVYNIGALLRGCCVVALHSLRRTAFHIKT
- the SYBU gene encoding syntabulin isoform X5; translation: MVGEGSIQSSRYKKESKSGLVKPGSEADFSSSSSTGSISAPEVHMSTAGSKRSSSSRNRGPHGRSNGASSHKPGSSPSSPREKDLLSMLCRNQLSPVNIHPSYAPSSPSSSNSGSYKGSDCSPIMRRSGRYMSCGENHGVRPPNPEQYLTPLQQKEVTVRHLKTKLKESERRLHERESEIVELKSQLARMREDWIEEECHRVEAQLALKEARKEIKQLKQVIETMRNSLADKDKGIQKYFVDINIQNKKLESLLQSMEMAHSGSLRDELCLDFPCDSPEKSLTLNPPLDTMADGLSLEEQVTGEGADRELLVGDSIADGTDLFDEIVTATTTESGDLELVHSTPGANVLELLPIVMGQEEGSVVVERAVQTDVVPYSPAISELIQSVLQKLQDPCPSSLASPDESEPDSMESFPESLSALVVDLTPRNPNSAILLSPVETPYANVDAEVHANRLMRELDFAACVEERLDGVIPLARGGVVRQYWSSSFLVDLLAVAAPVVPTVLWAFSTQRGGTDPVYNIGALLRGCCVVALHSLRRTAFHIKT
- the SYBU gene encoding syntabulin isoform X7, which gives rise to MSTAGSKRSSSSRNRGPHGRSNGASSHKPGSSPSSPREKDLLSMLCRNQLSPVNIHPSYAPSSPSSSNSGSYKGSDCSPIMRRSGRYMSCGENHGVRPPNPEQYLTPLQQKEVTVRHLKTKLKESERRLHERESEIVELKSQLARMREDWIEEECHRVEAQLALKEARKEIKQLKQVIETMRNSLADKDKGIQKYFVDINIQNKKLESLLQSMEMAHSGSLRDELCLDFPCDSPEKSLTLNPPLDTMADGLSLEEQVTGEGADRELLVGDSIADGTDLFDEIVTATTTESGDLELVHSTPGANVLELLPIVMGQEEGSVVVERAVQTDVVPYSPAISELIQSVLQKLQDPCPSSLASPDESEPDSMESFPESLSALVVDLTPRNPNSAILLSPVETPYANVDAEVHANRLMRELDFAACVEERLDGVIPLARGGVVRQYWSSSFLVDLLAVAAPVVPTVLWAFSTQRGGTDPVYNIGALLRGCCVVALHSLRRTAFHIKT
- the SYBU gene encoding syntabulin isoform X2, whose protein sequence is MGPLRESKEHRVQHHDKEISRSRIPRLILRPHMPQQQHKVSPASESPFSEEESREFNPSSSGRSARTVSSNSFCSDDTGCPSSQSVSPVKTPSDAGNSPIGFCPGSDEGFTRKKCTIGMVGEGSIQSSRYKKESKSGLVKPGSEADFSSSSSTGSISAPEVHMSTAGSKRSSSSRNRGPHGRSNGASSHKPGSSPSSPREKDLLSMLCRNQLSPVNIHPSYAPSSPSSSNSGSYKGSDCSPIMRRSGRYMSCGENHGVRPPNPEQYLTPLQQKEVTVRHLKTKLKESERRLHERESEIVELKSQLARMREDWIEEECHRVEAQLALKEARKEIKQLKQVIETMRNSLADKDKGIQKYFVDINIQNKKLESLLQSMEMAHSGSLRDELCLDFPCDSPEKSLTLNPPLDTMADGLSLEEQVTGEGADRELLVGDSIADGTDLFDEIVTATTTESGDLELVHSTPGANVLELLPIVMGQEEGSVVVERAVQTDVVPYSPAISELIQSVLQKLQDPCPSSLASPDESEPDSMESFPESLSALVVDLTPRNPNSAILLSPVETPYANVDAEVHANRLMRELDFAACVEERLDGVIPLARGGVVRQYWSSSFLVDLLAVAAPVVPTVLWAFSTQRGGTDPVYNIGALLRGCCVVALHSLRRTAFHIKT
- the SYBU gene encoding syntabulin isoform X1; this encodes MGPLRESKKEHRVQHHDKEISRSRIPRLILRPHMPQQQHKVSPASESPFSEEESREFNPSSSGRSARTVSSNSFCSDDTGCPSSQSVSPVKTPSDAGNSPIGFCPGSDEGFTRKKCTIGMVGEGSIQSSRYKKESKSGLVKPGSEADFSSSSSTGSISAPEVHMSTAGSKRSSSSRNRGPHGRSNGASSHKPGSSPSSPREKDLLSMLCRNQLSPVNIHPSYAPSSPSSSNSGSYKGSDCSPIMRRSGRYMSCGENHGVRPPNPEQYLTPLQQKEVTVRHLKTKLKESERRLHERESEIVELKSQLARMREDWIEEECHRVEAQLALKEARKEIKQLKQVIETMRNSLADKDKGIQKYFVDINIQNKKLESLLQSMEMAHSGSLRDELCLDFPCDSPEKSLTLNPPLDTMADGLSLEEQVTGEGADRELLVGDSIADGTDLFDEIVTATTTESGDLELVHSTPGANVLELLPIVMGQEEGSVVVERAVQTDVVPYSPAISELIQSVLQKLQDPCPSSLASPDESEPDSMESFPESLSALVVDLTPRNPNSAILLSPVETPYANVDAEVHANRLMRELDFAACVEERLDGVIPLARGGVVRQYWSSSFLVDLLAVAAPVVPTVLWAFSTQRGGTDPVYNIGALLRGCCVVALHSLRRTAFHIKT